The following are from one region of the Microtus ochrogaster isolate Prairie Vole_2 chromosome 17, MicOch1.0, whole genome shotgun sequence genome:
- the LOC101997641 gene encoding complement C1q and tumor necrosis factor-related protein 9 → MVPYVEGSPSPCHLIMKIWWLLLVMGACAKSVYSQDTCRQGHSGIPGNPGHNGLPGRDGRDGSKGDKGDTGEPGRPGDPGKDGIRGEKGEPGADGKVEAKGIKGDPGSRGSPGKHGPKGSIGPTGEQGLPGETGPQGQKGDKGDVGPTGPEGLMGSTGPLGPKGLPGPVGPIGKPGPKGEAGPMGPQGEPGVRGMRGWKGDRGEKGKVGEAPSLPKSAFTVGLTVISKFPPPDAPIKFDKILYNELNHYNVATGKFTCHVAGVYYFTYHITVFSRNVQVSLVKNGAKVLHTKDGYMSSEDQASGGIVLELKLGDEVWMQVTGGERFNGLFADEDDDTTFTGFLLFSSS, encoded by the exons ATGGTTCCATACGTAGAAGGAAGC cCCAGTCCCTGTCATCTGATCATGAAGATTTGGTGGCTCCTTCTGGTTATGGGTGCATGCGCAAAGAGTGTGTACTCCCAGGACACCTGCCGGCAAGGGCACTCTGGCATCCCGGGGAATCCAGGTCACAATGGCCTCCCGGGAAGAGATGGACGAGATGGCTCCAAGGGTGACAAAGGAGATACAG GAGAACCAGGACGTCCCGGAGACCCAGGGAAGGATGGAATTcgtggggagaaaggagaaccaG GAGCAGATGGAAAAGTTGAAGCAAAAGGCATCAAAGGTGATCCAGGCTCCAGAGGATCCCCAGGGAAGCATGGCCCGAAGGGATCCATTGGCCCTACAGGAGAACAAGGGCTGCCTGGAGAGACTGGCCCACAGGGGCAGAAGGGAGATAAAGGCGATGTGGGCCCCACTGGTCCAGAAGGACTGATGGGCAGTACTGGACCATTGGGCCCCAAGGGCTTACCTGGTCCGGTGGGCCCCATTGGCAAACCAGGTCCTAAGGGAGAAGCCGGACCCATGGGCCCCCAGGGGGAGCCGGGAGTCAGAGGGATGAGAGGCTGGAAAGGCGAtcgaggagagaaagggaaagtgggTGAGGCTCCCAGCTTGCCTAAGAGTGCCTTCACTGTGGGTCTCACGGTGATCAGCAAGTTCCCCCCTCCTGATGCGCCCATTAAATTCGATAAGATCCTATACAATGAACTGAACCATTACAACGTGGCGACGGGGAAATTCACCTGCCACGTGGCCGGCGTCTATTACTTCACCTACCACATCACTGTTTTTTCCAGGAATGTGCAGGTCTCTTTGGTCAAAAATGGGGCAAAAGTCCTGCATACCAAGGATGGTTACATGAGCTCTGAGGACCAGGCCTCTGGTGGCATCGTGCTGGAGCTGAAGCTCGGGGACGAGGTGTGGATGCAGGTGACGGGAGGAGAGAGGTTTAATGGCTTGTTTGCAGATGAGGACGACGACACCACCTTCACTGGCTTCCTTCTGTTCAGCAGCTCTTGA